From Scomber japonicus isolate fScoJap1 chromosome 22, fScoJap1.pri, whole genome shotgun sequence, one genomic window encodes:
- the dennd4c gene encoding DENN domain-containing protein 4C isoform X1 — translation MIEDKGHRVTDYFVVAGLTDKSTPLEQDLSETKSSGPKSPITDLAVINRSAGETVPEGFTCIDSTYSGQPANLNHGSLKSPELFLCYRRARGKAPLIDIGVLYEGKERLIQGCEVIQATPYGRCANVNNSSATSQRIFITFRRAPPVQPQNSLAVTDICVIVTNKGETPPHTFCKVDKNLNCGMWGSSVFLCYKKSVSASNSISYKAGLIFRYPEEDYESFPLSESVPLFCLPMGAKIECWAPNTRDPLPVFSTFVLTISSGEKVYGSAIQFYEPYQVDLLSEKQKIQLGLLTTVEKKMIPNRPVNTNKCICLLSRWPFFESFRKFLMFLYKLSVSGPHPLPIEKHISHFMHSVSFPSPQRPRILVQLSAHDTLILSQPVCTPLPLSGADYSTLLMNLGSENCATVLHFVLLESKILLHSLRPAVLTGVAEAVVAMIFPFQWQCPYIPLCPLSLAGVLNAPCPFIVGVDSRYFDLYDPPPDVVCVDLDTNTIYLSDEKRHSNWKNLPKKPCKSLINSLSNLHHQLATVSVRQTTQEESAVDMTPIEADFTWHKKKTALEMEIQEAFLRFMASILKGYRSYLKPITQAPSEKATAADSLYDLQGFLKSRDRAHQKFYSQLTKTQIFIRFIEECTFVSDKDTGLAFFDDCVEKLFPSDKITDKGTKVEGETSEDTRLLELDESQKSEHTVFVMPPEPPVESGSEPSARYTYKSFPRLQIELFDRPRELRPAISSRAAGASLSSSPALLAKRTKQEIKLAYKMAKRFYSNPQLWSRCLFSHCYSLWFICLPAAVRLAKSKSRAMHQAYNVLLKMRTTEVEVLDEVCYRVVMQLCGVWGLPVMAVRVLVEMKKAGVHPNAITYGYYNKAVLESPWPSRNRSGLFMWTKLRNVLRGVGQFKQALDRTSSKKEPANSTTAASIGGSSVTDADRLSHGSADSSSEVNGEEHNLFAHNHNMGDSTDNHCSTGRQYDQGYGSKDELHQELAEPSHVLSTDNTNTVKAQRNGGDISSSVDSAVAVAEPPSPVDVPSSVPSIVKLSTGSFDAGRETGAGKLFRRQSNNEDVSLPDDDASVASVDVANKPQQQRQKAFAERSCSFSAETRAGMLLEKGVDHMASQMGADARILTAALSGGQSPTPNVVPKALFKDLEEEPEDDQGLTLGKLSEEAPEEGKGLDKEANEVKIEKRERKQTETQDDESGARGVPLERADVEAGADPLSILVSETEESASVNSQEPPRSVPAVVSRNLAEEIEMYMSLRNPMGAKSSSMELQQAQGDSIDAPQPKPTIERRASLPVPPVKTPIGSPGDTPKRSPSTVTRSKTFAVKTKTSGSTTASPGPRSSSLTALVKSSQGGSLGSVINSISGIKMDTLLSGPKIDVLKSSMKQAANVASKMWGAVASAYAYSDDEDEQGQGGCGFPAHLDEHMLAAHDIDDSPDRGAIPGLVANGLNQSCTSLGSSSGSSDTGRGTHQTHPTPGRAGRGPDSEQGSSLHASSSSIYQNCALEVLMSSCSQCRSCEALVYDEEIMAGWTADDSNLNTNCPFCRTAFLPLLHIEFHDLRTMTGFYMNPSASGDSIHSTSAQPTPSSSADIKVPDLISFPEEDSRETTDNNAGAQKSLIPEPVQSDPLGLLEHQAAGKQQKCSGTSLTRSNSVGGPLQSLDSSQRPGHGVSTTSLPCSLQEVSDGMGTKRPNPKPVSVPYLSPLVLRKELETLLENEGDQVIYTHKFLSQHPIIFWNLVLYFRRLDLPTHLPGLILNSEHCNNGVQLPLTSLSQDSKQVYVQLLWDNINLHKEPEEPLYLLWRTFMEKKGTLAPTDHQEIRTLLNTIVRNIQTNDVYGPINLLIREIKRRPEGVKRQRSIYREILFLSLVALGRENIDVEAFDREYRQAYDELSAEQLKSLHRMDRPPSPSMQWCLKCFGPPVI, via the exons ATGATTGAGGACAAGGGTCACCGTGTGACTGACTACTTTGTGGTGGCCGGGCTGACAGACAAGTCCACGCCATTGGAGCAGGACCTGTCAGAGACCAAGTCCAGCGGGCCCAAATCGCCCATCACTGACCTTGCCGTCATTAACAGGTCGGCTGGGGAAACGGTGCCTGAGGGCTTCACCTGCATTGACAGCACCTACAGCGGCCAGCCAGCCAACCTTAATCATGGCAGTCTGAAGAGCCCCGAGCTCTTTCTGTGCTACAGAAGAGCTCGAGGGAAGGCTCCTCTCATTGACATTGG TGTGCTGTACGAGGGCAAGGAGCGTCTGATCCAGGGCTGCGAGGTCATCCAGGCCACGCCATACGGCCGCTGCGCCAATGtcaacaacagctctgccacCTCACAGCGCATCTTCATCACCTTCCGCCGCGCACCACCCGTCCAGCCTCAGAATTCCCTGGCGGTGACGGACATCTGTGTCATCGTTACCAACAAAGGCGAGACGCCACCACATACCTTTTGCAAGGTGGACAAGAACCTCAACTGTGGCATG TGGGGTTCCAGCGTGTTTCTGTGTTATAAGAAGTCAGTATCTGCGTCCAATTCTATCAGTTACAAAGCCG GTCTCATCTTTCGTTACCCAGAGGAGGACTATGAGTCTTTTCCATTGTCAGAGTCTGTGCCTCTGTTTTGTCTGCCCATGGGCGCCAAGATTGAATGTTGGGCACCAAACACACGTGACCCTCTGCCTGTCTTCTCCACGTTCGTCTTAACCATCTCTTCTGGTGAAAAG GTGTATGGATCAGCCATCCAGTTCTATGAACCGTATCAAGTGGATCTTTTGAGTGAGAAGCAGAAGATCCAGCTGGGCCTACTCACCACAGTGGAGAAAAAGATGATCCCAAACCGGCCTGTAAACACCAATAAATGCATCTGTCTCCTCTCCCGCTGGCCCTTCTTTGAGTCCTTCCGCAAGTTCTTAATGTTTCTCTACAAGCTGTCCGTCTCAGGCCCGCACCCACTGCCTATTGAAAA GCACATCTCGCACTTCATGCACAGTGTGTCATTTCCTTCTCCTCAAAGGCCTAGAATCTTGGTCCAG CTCTCAGCACATGATACGTTGATCCTCTCCCAGCCTGTGTGTACACCTTTACCCCTCAG TGGGGCGGACTACAGCACTCTGCTGATGAATCTGGGCTCAGAGAACTGCGCCACGGTGTTGCACTTCGTCCTGCTGGAGAGCAAGATCCTGTTGCACTCGCTGCGGCCCGCTGTGCTCACTGGAGTGGCCGAGGCTGTGGTGGCT ATGATCTTCCCCTTCCAGTGGCAGTGTCCATACATCCCCCTGTGCCCGCTCTCTCTAGCAGGCGTCCTCAACGCCCCATGTCCGTTTATAGTTGGTGTGGACTCCCGCTACTTCGACCTTTACGACCCCCCACCAGATGTTGTCTGTGTGGATCTGGACACCAACACTATCTACCT GTCTGATGAGAAGAGACACAGCAACTGGAAAAACCTCCCAAAGAAACCCTGCAAGAGCCTCATTAACTCACTAAGCAACTTGCACCACCAGCTGGCCACAG TTTCAGTGCGTCAAACCACACAGGAAGAATCAGCAGTGGACATGACCCCCATCGAGGCAGACTTCACATGGCACAAGAAGAAGACAGCCCTGGAGATGGAAATCCAGGAAGCGTTCCTTCGCTTCATGGCATCCATCCTGAAGGGCTACCGCTCCTACCTCAAACCCATCACCCAGGCACCATCTGAGAAGGCCACGGCAGCAGACTCTCTTTATGATCTGCAAG GGTTTCTAAAAAGCAGAGACCGTGCACACCAGAAATTCTACTCCCAGCTCACCAAGACCCAGATCTTCATCCGCTTCATCGAGGAGTGCACTTTTGTCAGTGACAAGGACACGGGTTTGGCCTTTTTTGACGACTGCGTCGAGAAG CTTTTTCCCTCTGATAAAATCACCGACAAGGGCACCAAG GTTGAAGGAGAAACATCTGAGGATACGAGGCTGTTGGAGCTGGACGAGTCCCAGAAGAGTGAGCACACCGTTTTTGTCATGCCTCCTGAACCTCCAGTTGAAAGCGGATCTGAACCCTCTGCCAGATACAC CTATAAAAGTTTCCCCAGGCTGCAGATAGAGCTATTTGACCGTCCCAGGGAGTTACGGCCAGCAATtagcagcagagcagctggGGCCAGTCTGTCCAGCAGCCCTGCACTACTGGCTAAGAGGACAAAGCAG GAAATCAAGCTAGCGTACAAAATGGCGAAGCGTTTCTACTCCAACCCTCAGCTGTGGTCCCGTTGTCTGTTCAGTCACTGCTACAGCCTGTGGTTCATCTGCCTGCCAGCAGCTGTAAGACTGGCCAAGTCCAAAAGCAGAGCCATGCATCAGGCATACAACGTCCTCTTAAAGATGAGGACCACTGAGGTGGAGGTGCTGGATGAG GTGTGTTACAGAGTGGTGATGCAGCTCTGTGGTGTTTGGGGTCTTCCTGTCATGGCTGTGCGAGTCCTGGTTGAGATGAAGAAAGCTGGAGTTCATCCCAATGCCATCACATATGGATACTACAACAAG GCGGTCTTAGAGAGCCCGTGGCCCAGCCGAAACCGCAGCGGCCTATTTATGTGGACGAAGCTTCGTAATGTGCTGCGTGGAGTGGGCCAGTTCAAGCAAGCTCTAGACCGTACATCTTCCAAGAAGGAACCAGCTAATTCTACCACAG CTGCATCAATAGGTGGGTCATCAGTCACTGACGCTGACCGTTTGAGTCATGGAAGTGCAGACAGCTCAAGTGAAGTCAACGGTGAGGAACATAACCTATTTGCCCACAACCACAACATGGGAGACTCAACAGACAACCACTGTAGTACAG GCAGACAGTATGATCAAGGCTACGGCTCCAAGGATGAGTTACATCAGGAGCTGGCTGAGCCTTCACACGTCCTTTCCACtgacaacacaaacactgtcaAAGCTCAACGTAATG GAGGTGACATTTCCAGCTCAGTGGACAGTGCGGTAGCTGTAGCAGAGCCCCCAAGTCCTGTTGATGTGCCCTCGTCTGTTCCTAGTATTGTGAAGCTGTCCACAGGGAGCTTTGATGCTGGCAGGGAAACAG GTGCAGGAAAGCTGTTCAGGAGGCAGAGCAACAATGAAGATGTGTCTCTACCTGATGATGATGCTTCAGTGGCTTCTGTGGATGTAGCTAACAAGCCTCAACAGCAACGGCAGAAAGCCTTTGCTGAACGCAGCTGTAGCTTCAGCGCTGAAACCCGAGCTGGAATGCTTTTGGAGAAAGGCGTGGACCACATGGCCAGCCAGATGGGCGCTGATGCCCGTATTCTGACTGCAGCGCTCTCTGGAGGTCAAAGTCCAACACCTAACGTTGTGCCCAAAGCACTTTTTAAAGACCTGGAAGAAGAACCAGAAGACGATCAGGGCTTGACACTGGGGAAGCTGTCAGAGGAAGCAccagaagaaggaaagggactTGATAAAGAGGCGAATGAAGTGAAAATAGAGAAACGAGAGAGGAAACAGACTGAAACACAGGACGATGAGTCTGGAGCGCGGGGAGTTCCCCTCGAGAGGGCGGACGTGGAGGCGGGTGCCGACCCACTCTCTATCCTGGTTTCAGAGACTGAAGAGTCTGCCTCAGTTAACAGCCAGGAGCCTCCACGCTCCGTGCCTGCTGTGGTGTCCCGCAACCTGGCCGAGGAAATTGAAATGTACATGAGTCTTCGAAACCCCATGGGTGCTAAGTCCTCCAGCATGGAGCTCCAGCAGGCCCAGGGAGACTCCATTGACGCCCCACAGCCCAAACCGACCATAGAGCGGCGGGCCAGCCTCCCTGTGCCTCCTGTTAAAACTCCAATTGGCTCCCCAGGAGACACACCCAAACGCAGCCCCAGCACTGTCACTCGCTCCAAGACATTCGCTGTAAAGACAAAGACATCAGGCAGCACAACGGCTAGCCCAGGTCCTAGATCGTCCTCACTGACGGCGCTGGTCAAGTCCTCCCAGGGAGGGTCGCTGGGCTCCGTCATTAACTCCATTTCAGGCATCAAGATGGACACCCTGTTGTCTGGGCCTAAAATTGATGTGCTTAAGTCAAGCATGAAGCAGGCAGCAAATGTCGCTAGCAAAATGTGGGGGGCAGTTGCTTCAGCATACGCCTATTCAGATGATGAG GATGAACAAGGTCAGGGTGGCTGTGGGTTCCCAGCCCATCTGGATGAACACATGCTGGCAGCACATGACATCGACGACAGTCCTGATAGAGGAGCCATCCCAGGGTTGGTGGCCAACGGTCTGAACCAGAGCTGCACCAGCCTgggcagcagcagtggcagtAGCGACACAGGCCGAGGCACACACCAGACAC ATCCAACTCCTGGGAGAGCAGGCAGGGGTCCTGACTCTGAGCAAGGCTCCTCACTTCacgcctcctcctccagcatctacCAGAACTGTGCACTGGAG GTGCTGATGTCCAGTTGCTCTCAGTGCCGCTCCTGTGAAGCGCTGGTGTATGATGAGGAGATCATGGCAGGTTGGACAGCCGACGACTCCAATCTCAATACCAACTGTCCTTTCTGTCGCACAGCCTTCCTTCCCTTGTTGCACATTGAGTTTCATGACTTGCGGACGATGACCGG GTTCTATATGAATCCTAGTGCCTCAGGAGACAGTATCCACAGCACCAGTGCCCAGCCCACCCCTAGCAGTTCAGCTGACATTAAGGTGCCAGACCTTATCAGTTTCCCTGAAGAGGATTCGAGGGAGACTACAGATAATAATGCTGGAGCACAAAAGAG TCTGATTCCAGAGCCAGTGCAGTCGGACCCCCTGGGTCTACTGGAGCACCAGGCTGCAGGGAAGCAGCAGAAATGCAGTGGGACGTCACTGACACGCAGCAACAGTGTTGGAGGCCCACTGCAGAGCCTGGACTCCTCCCAGAGACCTGGTCATGGTGTCTCAACTACCAGCCTGCCCTGCAGCCTGCAGGAAGTGTCG GATGGAATGGGAACCAAACGACCAAACCCCAAGCCTGTGTCCGTACCGTACCTCAGCCCCTTAGTGCTGCGCAAGGAGCTGGAGACCCTACTGGAGAATGAGGGAGATCAG GTGATCTACACCCACAAATTCCTCAGCCAGCACCCCATCATCTTCTGGAACCTGGTGTTGTATTTCCGCCGCCTTGACCTGCCGACTCACCTGCCTGGGCTCATCCTCAACTCTGAACACTGCAACAACGGAGTACAG CTGCCCCTGACGTCATTGTCCCAGGACAGTAAGCAGGTGTACGTCCAGCTCCTGTGGGACAACATCAACCTGCACAAGGAACCGGAAGAACCCCTCTACCTACTCTGGAGGACCTTTA TGGAAAAGAAGGGGACATTGGCTCCAACAGACCATCAGGAGATTCGTACGCTTCTCAACACAATTGTTCGCAACATCCAGACCAACGACGTCTACGGGCCAATCAACCTGCTGATCCGAGAGATCAAACGGCGTCCTGAGGGGGTCAAACGTCAGAG GAGTATTTATAGGGAAATATTATTCCTCTCACTGGTGGCCTTGGGACGGGAGAACATCGACGTAG AGGCTTTTGACAGGGAGTACCGCCAGGCCTACGATGAACTTAGCGCAGAGCAGCTCAAGTCGCTGCACCGCATGGATCGCCCACCCAGCCCCAGCATGCAGTGGTGCCTTAAATGCTTCGGACCGCCAGTTATCTGA